In the genome of Populus nigra chromosome 9, ddPopNigr1.1, whole genome shotgun sequence, one region contains:
- the LOC133702993 gene encoding B3 domain-containing transcription factor NGA1-like, which produces MEFGSGFSEEDQISRGKGLPFSSYSSSSSPSSSSSHQKTQLVVPLGQIFENHQMGSWLGNKYDQEDQDTSRFDESGASTAAKLDLMDVNDDEEGGRGESSCVVIEKEHMFDKVVTPSDVGKLNRLVIPKQHAEKYFPLDSSSNEKGLLLNFEDRNGKAWTFRYSYWNSSQSYVMTKGWSRFVKEKKLDAGDIVSFQRGVGELGKDRLYIDWRRRPDAPDHASHHQLYHHNLPFSSIPWSPLLMRPPTAPILPRDHLHLSNPNRNAYYNVGGSYYGHGYGNYNNVVNPCSSSGSVFYMRSSAGEAVEPTPQQVGMGMVQWQLGGGGVVEPVVYESVPVVQGKAAAKKLRLFGVNMDCPITDQSDNYDRKLSSTTTAAATLPHNATIALQPTPQLASQSLQHPLHQLRLYRGTPLPELPPSNTQFLHKGKSSSSSSSMSLDLDI; this is translated from the coding sequence ATGGAGTTTGGGTCAGGTTTTAGTGAAGAAGATCAAATAAGTAGAGGAAAAGGACTCCCTTTTTCTTCATActcatcttcttcatctccttcatcttcttcttctcatcAAAAAACCCAACTTGTGGTCCCTTTAGGCCAAATCTTTGAGAACCACCAAATGGGTTCTTGGTTAGGCAACAAGTATGACCAAGAAGATCAAGATACATCAAGATTTGATGAGAGTGGAGCTTCCACCGCCGCAAAACTTGACCTTATGGATGtcaatgatgatgaagaagggGGCCGAGGAGAATCTAGCTGTGTGGTGATAGAAAAGGAGCACATGTTCGATAAGGTCGTAACTCCAAGTGATGTAGGAAAGCTAAATCGCCTTGTGATCCCAAAACAGCACGCAGAGAAGTACTTTCCCTTAGATTCATCATCGAATGAGAAGGGgcttttattgaattttgagGATAGGAATGGTAAAGCTTGGACATTTAGGTATTCGTACTGGAATAGTAGCCAGAGCTATGTTATGACTAAAGGTTGGAGCCGttttgtgaaggagaagaagcTTGATGCTGGTGATATTGTGTCGTTTCAAAGAGGGGTAGGTGAATTGGGTAAAGATCGTTTGTACATTGACTGGAGGCGCCGGCCGGATGCACCGGACCACGCCTCTCACCACCAACTCTACCACCACAACCTCCCTTTCTCATCAATCCCTTGGAGCCCTTTACTCATGCGCCCGCCAACAGCACCAATTTTGCCAAGGGACCACCTCCACTTGTCTAATCCTAATAGAAATGCCTATTACAATGTTGGTGGTAGTTATTATGGTCATGGATATGGTAATTATAACAATGTGGTAAACCCTTGTTCATCTTCTGGGTCAGTTTTTTACATGAGATCATCAGCAGGAGAAGCAGTTGAACCAACCCCACAACAAGTTGGAATGGGGATGGTGCAATGGCAGCTAGGAGGAGGTGGGGTTGTCGAGCCAGTGGTGTATGAGTCGGTGCCGGTAGTCCAAGGGAAAGCAGCGGCAAAGAAACTGAGGTTGTTTGGTGTAAACATGGATTGCCCCATTACTGATCAATCTGATAACTATGATCGCAAATTGTCCTCAAcgacaacagcagcagcaacattACCTCATAATGCTACTATTGCATTGCAGCCTACTCCTCAACTTGCTTCACAGTCTCTGCAACATCCCCTCCACCAATTGAGACTCTATAGAGGCACCCCACTACCAGAACTGCCACCCTCCAATACTCAATTTCTCCACAAAGGGAAGTCATcgtcatcctcctcctccatgtccTTGGATTTAGATATCTGA